A stretch of Aristophania vespae DNA encodes these proteins:
- a CDS encoding NAD-dependent succinate-semialdehyde dehydrogenase, with amino-acid sequence MSYATINPFTEEQLKSFPNATSDEIAAALDKGHSAYKKWKKTSFAKRALIMQKAADLLREQLDDYAKIITLEMGKLYAEAKAETLLAAEIFEYYAVHAEHQLAPQILPVASCKGSRAKIVYEPQGILFAVEPWNFPYYQVARIIAPQLSAGNVVLLKHAGNVPQCAEAMEKLMHEAGLEDGAFQNLFPTHDQIAEIIADPRVCGVALTGSEKAGAIVASQAGQALKKCTMELGGADAFIVLNDADVEKAAKWAVYGRHWNAGQVCVSAKRIIVEDGVYDKFVELYRKGVKELRMGDPMDSSTTLAPLSSRNAAESLKRQVKEAVEKGAKAEEIALDLPGKGYFVRPVILTNLEKDNPARQWEFFGPVTSLFRAKDAAHAIEIANDSPYGLGGSIFTKDEQKGAELARQIETGMVYINHPTMVKADLPFGGVKRSGFGRELLELGLKEFVNAKLIGIADIDSPF; translated from the coding sequence ATGTCTTATGCAACGATAAACCCCTTTACAGAAGAACAGCTCAAGAGCTTTCCTAATGCAACATCTGACGAAATTGCAGCAGCACTTGATAAGGGTCATTCTGCCTATAAGAAATGGAAAAAAACATCTTTCGCAAAACGCGCCCTAATTATGCAAAAAGCCGCAGACCTGCTGCGTGAGCAATTAGATGATTATGCAAAAATCATCACGTTAGAAATGGGCAAATTATACGCAGAGGCCAAAGCAGAAACGCTTTTGGCAGCAGAAATTTTTGAATATTACGCTGTTCATGCAGAGCACCAATTAGCACCTCAGATTTTGCCTGTTGCTTCATGTAAAGGGAGCCGGGCTAAAATCGTTTATGAGCCGCAAGGTATATTATTTGCCGTTGAGCCTTGGAATTTCCCTTACTACCAAGTAGCCCGGATTATTGCACCACAACTATCTGCTGGTAATGTCGTTTTGCTTAAGCATGCAGGTAATGTACCTCAATGTGCCGAAGCCATGGAAAAGCTCATGCATGAGGCTGGCTTAGAAGATGGCGCTTTTCAAAATTTATTTCCTACACATGATCAGATAGCGGAAATTATTGCTGATCCGCGTGTCTGTGGTGTTGCTCTGACGGGTTCCGAGAAGGCTGGTGCCATCGTTGCCTCGCAAGCAGGGCAGGCCCTTAAAAAATGTACAATGGAACTAGGCGGAGCAGATGCCTTTATTGTTCTTAATGATGCAGATGTTGAAAAGGCAGCGAAATGGGCTGTTTATGGCCGCCATTGGAATGCCGGGCAAGTTTGTGTCAGCGCAAAACGCATTATTGTTGAAGATGGCGTTTATGATAAATTCGTCGAGCTTTACCGCAAAGGGGTAAAAGAACTCCGTATGGGTGACCCTATGGACAGCTCAACGACCCTGGCTCCCCTCTCCTCTCGCAATGCCGCTGAAAGCCTGAAACGTCAGGTGAAAGAAGCCGTTGAAAAAGGGGCAAAAGCTGAAGAGATTGCCCTTGATCTCCCAGGTAAAGGTTATTTTGTACGTCCTGTTATTCTTACGAATTTGGAAAAAGATAACCCAGCACGTCAATGGGAGTTCTTTGGACCAGTTACATCACTTTTCCGCGCAAAGGATGCAGCTCATGCGATCGAAATCGCCAATGACTCACCTTATGGTTTAGGTGGATCAATCTTTACAAAAGACGAACAAAAAGGAGCGGAATTAGCCCGCCAGATCGAAACTGGCATGGTTTATATTAACCATCCCACAATGGTTAAAGCCGACCTACCTTTTGGCGGTGTAAAGCGCTCTGGTTTTGGGCGTGAATTGCTTGAACTGGGCCTAAAGGAATTTGTTAATGCGAAGCTAATTGGTATTGCCGATATTGATTCGCCTTTTTAA
- a CDS encoding NAD(P) transhydrogenase subunit alpha: protein MTIKIAILRETLPDERRVAMIPAVAERLSKLGATLVLEQGAGAAATYTDQAYAKAQLTLEPDQHKLLADADIVLSVQPPPIETVKKMKAGALLVSFIYAQAHPELVKILRDNKITTFAMELVPRISRAQAMDALSSQAALAGYYAPLLGSTYMQKILPMMTTAVGSLRAARVLVMGLGVAGLQALATARRLGAMCEGYDVRPETKEQAESVGAKFVDTGIDARGEGGYARELTAEEKAKVRQVLSQHIAQADMIITTAAIPGRKAPRLIDADQLAAMKEGSVVVDMGAPNGGNCEGSKSGEVVKVGPVILIGPANLSSSLAAQASELYAKNILNLLQQVLKDGVLKPDFADEVIAGTTLTHDGKITNAAIQKTIEGSGEHA from the coding sequence GTGACTATTAAAATCGCTATATTGAGGGAAACACTACCTGACGAACGAAGGGTAGCTATGATTCCCGCAGTTGCTGAGCGTTTGAGTAAACTTGGTGCTACGCTTGTTTTAGAACAGGGTGCTGGTGCCGCTGCGACTTATACAGACCAAGCTTATGCCAAAGCCCAGCTAACGCTAGAGCCTGATCAACACAAGCTCCTGGCAGATGCTGATATTGTTTTATCTGTACAACCACCGCCAATTGAAACCGTAAAAAAAATGAAAGCTGGCGCTCTGCTGGTTTCTTTCATTTATGCACAAGCCCATCCTGAACTTGTCAAAATATTACGCGACAATAAAATTACCACTTTTGCAATGGAGCTTGTGCCCAGAATAAGCCGTGCACAGGCTATGGATGCTCTTTCCAGCCAGGCCGCATTAGCGGGTTATTATGCACCTCTGCTTGGCAGCACCTATATGCAAAAAATTCTGCCAATGATGACCACAGCAGTAGGCTCGCTTCGTGCAGCCCGCGTTTTGGTTATGGGATTGGGTGTAGCAGGTCTGCAAGCTCTCGCAACAGCACGTCGGCTTGGAGCCATGTGTGAAGGCTATGACGTGCGCCCCGAAACGAAAGAACAGGCAGAATCTGTTGGTGCCAAATTTGTTGACACTGGAATCGATGCCCGTGGTGAAGGCGGCTATGCTCGTGAATTAACGGCAGAAGAAAAAGCCAAGGTCCGCCAGGTTCTCTCTCAGCATATCGCACAAGCTGACATGATTATCACGACCGCCGCCATCCCAGGCCGCAAAGCCCCAAGATTGATTGATGCTGACCAACTCGCCGCCATGAAAGAAGGCTCGGTTGTAGTGGATATGGGAGCACCAAATGGCGGCAACTGTGAAGGCTCTAAATCTGGTGAAGTGGTTAAAGTCGGGCCTGTCATATTAATTGGGCCTGCTAATCTGTCTTCTTCGCTGGCGGCACAAGCCAGTGAGCTTTATGCCAAAAATATTCTTAATCTGCTGCAACAGGTTCTCAAAGATGGGGTTTTAAAACCTGATTTTGCAGATGAAGTCATTGCCGGCACAACGCTAACACATGACGGTAAAATCACGAACGCAGCTATTCAAAAGACAATTGAAGGTTCAGGGGAGCACGCTTGA
- the upp gene encoding uracil phosphoribosyltransferase, whose protein sequence is MLRNVQIIDHPLVHHKLSFLRDRSLPIVEFRAIVRELSVLLAYEATKELSLKEKRITLPDGTICVAKKLEDDTLCFMPILRAGNALLAGMLDFVPTASVGHIVVQRHHSTLEAQEYYFKAPDKLEKKLCIVLDPMLATGHSAIAAIHRIKKAGVKELIFACLVAAPEGVKALSEAHPDVRIITCSIDEGLDQKSYIVPGLGDAGDRFYGT, encoded by the coding sequence ATGCTGCGAAATGTGCAGATTATTGACCATCCTCTCGTGCATCATAAGTTGTCTTTTTTGCGTGATCGTTCTTTGCCTATTGTTGAATTTCGGGCCATTGTTCGAGAATTAAGTGTACTTTTGGCTTATGAAGCAACAAAAGAGCTATCACTTAAAGAAAAACGCATTACACTTCCTGACGGAACAATTTGTGTTGCGAAAAAATTGGAAGATGACACACTTTGTTTTATGCCTATTTTACGGGCGGGTAATGCACTCTTGGCTGGTATGCTGGATTTTGTGCCTACTGCTTCAGTAGGGCATATTGTGGTGCAGCGTCATCATAGTACGCTAGAGGCACAGGAATATTACTTTAAAGCCCCCGATAAACTAGAAAAAAAGCTTTGCATCGTGCTCGACCCTATGCTGGCAACAGGGCATTCTGCCATAGCAGCAATTCATCGTATAAAAAAAGCAGGTGTGAAAGAACTGATTTTTGCCTGTCTCGTCGCAGCTCCAGAAGGTGTGAAAGCCTTATCTGAAGCGCATCCTGATGTGCGTATTATTACATGCTCTATTGATGAAGGGCTCGACCAGAAAAGTTATATTGTGCCAGGTTTGGGGGATGCTGGAGACAGGTTTTACGGCACTTAA
- a CDS encoding GNAT family N-acetyltransferase, whose product MIKNPEQKISPDVKDQLPDYKFVNCTLERHAKAIVDILNEAIINSTALYDYKPRSLESMVWWFISKEKNNFPVIGIEDSQGELVAFGTYGNFRAWPAYKYSVEHSVYVKKEARKRGLGRAILQKLVQTAQENDIHSLIGGIDASNECSIKLHESLGFKHAGTLHQVGYKFGRWLDLAFYEFILPTPSHPKEG is encoded by the coding sequence ATGATTAAGAATCCGGAACAGAAAATTTCGCCAGATGTAAAAGATCAGCTACCTGACTATAAATTCGTAAATTGTACCTTGGAGCGCCACGCTAAAGCTATAGTTGATATATTAAATGAGGCAATTATTAATTCGACAGCCTTATATGACTATAAGCCAAGATCGCTTGAAAGTATGGTCTGGTGGTTTATTTCCAAAGAAAAGAACAATTTTCCTGTTATTGGCATAGAGGATAGTCAGGGTGAATTAGTTGCTTTTGGCACTTATGGAAATTTTAGAGCATGGCCTGCTTATAAATATAGTGTTGAGCATTCAGTCTATGTAAAAAAAGAAGCCCGTAAAAGAGGGCTTGGCCGTGCCATTCTGCAAAAGCTTGTCCAGACGGCTCAGGAAAATGATATTCATTCTTTGATTGGTGGAATTGACGCCAGCAATGAATGTAGCATCAAATTACATGAAAGCTTAGGGTTCAAACATGCAGGCACTCTTCATCAGGTGGGGTATAAATTTGGTCGTTGGTTAGATTTGGCTTTTTATGAGTTTATTTTGCCAACACCTTCACATCCAAAAGAGGGGTAA
- the msrB gene encoding peptide-methionine (R)-S-oxide reductase MsrB — MSHKKDPKDQNSGFQPLSAEQNHILSHCGTEAPGSSPLNYEKRKGTYHCARCGQALFSSDTKYESGSGWPSFFDIEKASVGLTEDNSLGMKRIEVHCSNCKGHLGHVFPDGPNPTGLRYCINGLALDFRPEDKKEA; from the coding sequence ATGTCTCATAAAAAGGATCCGAAGGACCAAAATTCCGGTTTTCAGCCCCTGAGCGCTGAGCAAAACCATATTTTGTCTCATTGTGGCACAGAGGCACCGGGGTCAAGCCCGCTTAATTATGAAAAGCGCAAAGGGACTTATCATTGTGCCCGCTGTGGACAGGCTCTTTTTTCATCTGACACAAAATATGAAAGTGGCTCAGGGTGGCCTTCATTTTTTGATATCGAAAAGGCGTCAGTCGGTCTGACTGAAGATAATAGTTTAGGCATGAAGCGTATTGAGGTTCATTGCTCAAACTGCAAAGGCCATTTGGGCCATGTTTTCCCTGATGGTCCTAATCCAACGGGGTTACGGTACTGCATTAACGGTCTCGCTTTGGATTTTCGTCCTGAAGATAAGAAAGAAGCCTAG
- a CDS encoding CCA tRNA nucleotidyltransferase, whose product MPISFENLAGYAGLNKIWEALPEARLVGGCVRDLLIGRDVNDIDLASPYTPEDNIKKLQEKGIKTIPTGLDHGTITAVIDRRPYEITTLRRDVETDGRHAVVAWTDNWQEDAQRRDFTMNALSLDQQGILYDYFGGEADLKKGRVRFVGEATKRIEEDALRSLRFFRFQARYGQGEADQDACKAIKQNHALVRNLSIERVASELLKILEGPEVGSIIALMQQTEILSEILPHPDPENLKRLLACQDPPKALPRLFALNPDPSIGRHLKLSRMQQCALKAYANNEPILLPGGSDDELRRLKVAQELSLLIDRSWLWQAKELGKPSKEWSHFRQRLSLLPQPEFLLTGRDGMELGLPPGPNLGIWLKKTQNWWLEQGCRPDKEACLAWLKEQVSSDS is encoded by the coding sequence TTGCCAATATCATTTGAAAATTTAGCGGGTTATGCAGGGCTAAATAAAATATGGGAGGCCCTGCCCGAAGCGCGTTTGGTGGGGGGATGTGTGCGTGATCTTCTCATTGGTCGAGACGTTAATGATATAGATTTGGCTTCTCCTTACACGCCTGAAGATAATATTAAAAAATTGCAGGAAAAGGGTATTAAAACAATCCCAACAGGATTGGATCACGGCACGATTACCGCCGTGATTGACCGTCGCCCCTATGAAATTACCACCTTGCGGCGTGATGTTGAAACTGATGGCCGTCATGCTGTTGTGGCGTGGACTGATAATTGGCAAGAAGATGCCCAACGGCGCGATTTTACAATGAATGCGCTTTCTTTAGATCAGCAGGGTATTTTATATGACTATTTTGGTGGTGAGGCAGATTTAAAAAAAGGGCGTGTTCGCTTTGTCGGTGAAGCGACTAAAAGAATAGAAGAAGATGCCTTACGGTCATTACGTTTCTTTCGTTTTCAGGCACGTTATGGCCAAGGTGAAGCTGATCAGGATGCTTGCAAAGCTATAAAACAAAACCATGCCCTTGTGCGAAATTTGTCCATTGAGCGCGTTGCTTCAGAGCTTTTAAAAATTCTTGAAGGGCCAGAGGTTGGGTCTATTATTGCGCTTATGCAGCAGACAGAAATTTTGTCTGAAATTTTACCTCATCCTGACCCTGAAAATTTAAAGCGATTATTAGCCTGTCAGGATCCTCCTAAAGCCTTACCAAGGTTATTTGCTCTTAATCCTGATCCTTCTATCGGGCGTCATCTAAAATTGTCACGTATGCAGCAATGCGCCTTAAAAGCTTATGCCAATAATGAGCCAATTTTACTGCCTGGTGGTTCTGACGATGAGTTGCGCCGCTTAAAAGTTGCTCAGGAGTTATCTCTTCTGATTGATCGTTCATGGCTCTGGCAGGCAAAAGAGTTAGGTAAGCCTAGCAAAGAATGGTCTCATTTTCGGCAAAGATTATCCCTTCTTCCGCAGCCCGAGTTTCTTTTAACAGGGCGTGATGGGATGGAATTGGGCCTGCCACCAGGGCCAAATTTGGGGATATGGCTTAAAAAAACGCAAAATTGGTGGTTAGAACAAGGGTGCCGCCCCGATAAAGAAGCCTGCCTGGCCTGGTTAAAAGAGCAAGTTTCTTCTGATTCCTAA
- a CDS encoding ABC transporter ATP-binding protein: MKSASSYDKATWSLLKRLWRDHIRHHKSQLGLIFILTIIMALLTAAYPIVIKRAIDMFTAHDPRILYQIPIVVILVTGAKALSQYWQNVSVQSLIWTIIRSLQQRMFQHTLQADIAYLEQEAPAQWAARFTTDALTVREALTRAVNALGDVITLVGLVASMIWADWELSLIALILYPLAIIPVQKLGRRVRRASRGVQEYVGVAASLLTESFALSRQVRVYRLEKQETKRVGAALDFLHDSFLRIACTRARLDPMLEVIGGVAIAFVLGFAGWRAAHGGATLGGFTAFIAALFAASRPLRALGSLNTAMQEGLAGMERVYNVIDKPQAVQQKAEALSLPEGGGKIHFKDVCYDYRDGRTGLKHFSLTIEPGQLIAFVGPSGAGKSTALSLIPRLHDVGSGELLLEDIDSRSLTLDSLRDSIAYVSQETALFDLTIEENIRLGRPEASDEALHEACQAACLDFVETLPDGLKMRVGPGGQALSGGQRQRVALARALLRDARILLLDEATSALDSESEAKILAALSKIRKGRTTLVVAHRLSTVQQADVIIVLENGSIAETGSHQELLAKNGLYARLVRVQSFEAEAS, translated from the coding sequence ATGAAATCCGCGTCCTCTTATGACAAAGCCACTTGGTCACTTTTAAAGCGTTTATGGCGCGATCATATCCGTCATCATAAAAGTCAATTAGGCCTTATTTTCATTTTAACGATTATTATGGCCCTTTTAACAGCAGCGTACCCCATTGTTATCAAACGGGCCATTGATATGTTTACGGCGCATGATCCCCGTATATTATATCAGATTCCTATTGTGGTGATTTTAGTGACAGGAGCCAAAGCTCTGTCGCAATATTGGCAAAATGTTTCCGTTCAATCCTTAATTTGGACTATCATACGTAGTTTGCAGCAGCGTATGTTTCAACATACCCTCCAGGCTGATATTGCCTATCTTGAGCAAGAAGCGCCTGCCCAATGGGCTGCTCGTTTTACAACAGATGCTTTGACTGTGCGAGAAGCCTTAACGCGTGCCGTTAATGCCTTAGGTGATGTCATAACACTTGTGGGACTTGTTGCTTCCATGATCTGGGCGGATTGGGAGCTTAGTCTTATTGCTCTTATTTTATATCCGCTTGCTATTATTCCTGTGCAAAAATTAGGGCGCCGTGTGCGAAGGGCCTCACGGGGGGTGCAGGAATATGTAGGTGTTGCAGCAAGCCTATTAACAGAGAGCTTTGCTCTTTCACGCCAGGTGCGTGTTTACCGCTTAGAAAAGCAGGAAACAAAACGTGTAGGGGCTGCTTTAGATTTTTTGCATGATAGTTTTTTGCGTATAGCATGCACACGTGCACGTCTTGACCCCATGCTGGAAGTCATTGGTGGGGTCGCTATTGCTTTTGTTCTTGGTTTTGCAGGGTGGAGAGCGGCTCATGGTGGTGCCACATTAGGGGGATTTACGGCTTTTATTGCGGCTCTTTTTGCAGCTTCGCGGCCATTAAGGGCATTAGGCTCGCTTAATACAGCCATGCAAGAAGGGCTTGCAGGTATGGAGCGCGTTTATAACGTAATTGATAAGCCTCAGGCTGTACAGCAAAAGGCAGAGGCTCTTTCTTTGCCTGAAGGTGGCGGGAAAATTCATTTTAAAGACGTATGTTATGATTATAGAGATGGTAGAACAGGGTTAAAACATTTTTCTCTTACTATTGAGCCAGGACAATTAATCGCGTTTGTGGGGCCAAGTGGGGCCGGAAAATCAACGGCTTTATCATTGATTCCGCGCCTTCATGATGTTGGCTCTGGCGAGTTGCTGCTTGAGGATATTGATAGTCGCTCCCTTACGCTGGATAGTTTGAGAGACTCCATTGCCTATGTGAGTCAGGAAACGGCTCTTTTTGATTTGACCATAGAGGAAAATATTCGTTTGGGTCGTCCCGAAGCAAGTGATGAAGCACTGCATGAGGCATGCCAGGCAGCTTGCCTGGATTTTGTTGAAACTCTGCCAGATGGATTAAAAATGCGTGTAGGTCCTGGAGGGCAGGCTTTGTCTGGAGGGCAGAGGCAGCGTGTGGCTCTGGCGCGGGCTTTGTTGCGTGATGCCCGGATTTTGCTTTTGGATGAAGCAACAAGTGCTCTGGATTCAGAAAGTGAAGCGAAGATTCTTGCAGCTTTATCAAAAATCAGAAAGGGGCGTACAACGCTCGTTGTTGCACACCGCCTTTCCACTGTTCAGCAAGCTGATGTGATTATTGTTTTAGAAAATGGCTCTATAGCGGAAACTGGCTCACATCAGGAACTTCTCGCTAAAAATGGTCTTTATGCGAGGCTTGTGCGGGTCCAGTCTTTTGAGGCCGAGGCGTCCTGA
- a CDS encoding RNA pyrophosphohydrolase — protein sequence MTRPTSITTLPYRPNVGLALFNKDRKLLVAQRADLPGSVWQCPQGGVDKGEDLYHAAWREMEEEIGTQNAVLLGEHPDWVTYDLPPHLLGRALGGRFRGQRQKWLVFGFTGTEDDICLDVQDPPEFTAWKWLSVQDILSGNYDLGFKKNMYETLLPELEKIFQDASASKDWTRTSLA from the coding sequence ATGACCCGCCCCACCTCCATAACCACCCTTCCCTATCGCCCTAATGTAGGCCTGGCGCTTTTTAACAAAGACAGAAAGCTGCTTGTAGCCCAAAGGGCTGATTTACCCGGAAGTGTATGGCAATGCCCACAGGGAGGCGTTGATAAGGGTGAAGATCTTTATCACGCCGCCTGGCGAGAAATGGAGGAAGAAATAGGCACGCAGAACGCCGTGCTTTTGGGGGAACATCCTGACTGGGTCACTTATGATCTTCCTCCCCATTTACTCGGTCGCGCTTTGGGAGGAAGATTTCGGGGACAAAGGCAAAAATGGCTCGTTTTTGGCTTTACTGGCACAGAAGATGATATATGCCTTGATGTTCAGGATCCTCCTGAATTTACAGCCTGGAAATGGTTAAGCGTTCAGGACATCTTAAGCGGGAATTATGATCTTGGCTTTAAGAAAAACATGTATGAAACCTTACTGCCTGAATTAGAAAAAATTTTTCAGGACGCCTCGGCCTCAAAAGACTGGACCCGCACAAGCCTCGCATAA
- a CDS encoding murein hydrolase activator EnvC family protein, protein MIKRKSILHPLLKWGLRGICLSAILLFSLPLFMGMQAAALTEREALQQAKKSRLELQKSLQTQLTALKAQEAQMHKAASKAKISARQLRIFRNKQRSLETALAHTKSTLDALNHRQEQLDKGEAYVEEKQKNNALNIARALPAAENLRKSGELTLLLPPKGNEDNLLAQSLLKARLTFAQRQAEQLLVAQNSLHHRQETLDQQAEHLEQQRLNQQKRKTLTEKRTKEALLKSKADQQAYIQAQNKLKQARKNMRDLTNKIELIAKKEAQARRRLQQEARRLARRHQLAKARKMQAAARALSGGKGITKGQGFTPVQGTLIKRWHQKTEAGPATGLTYKVTNAANVIAPCNGRLLYSGPFRSFGQMVILDCGRKQRFVLAGFGQITASSGQHIKRGSSLGHMPSSGGELFVQLRHGVQIINPMPFLKGS, encoded by the coding sequence TTGATAAAGCGTAAGTCTATTTTACATCCATTGCTGAAATGGGGGCTGAGAGGTATATGCCTCTCAGCCATATTACTATTTTCCCTTCCCCTTTTTATGGGAATGCAGGCCGCTGCCCTCACTGAGAGAGAAGCCCTGCAACAAGCGAAAAAATCTCGCCTGGAATTACAAAAAAGCCTTCAGACGCAATTAACAGCTTTAAAAGCGCAAGAAGCGCAAATGCATAAAGCGGCCTCAAAAGCAAAAATAAGCGCCCGCCAGTTACGCATTTTTAGAAATAAACAACGCAGTTTAGAAACCGCACTCGCACACACAAAATCAACCCTGGATGCTTTGAATCACAGACAAGAGCAGCTTGATAAGGGTGAAGCCTATGTAGAAGAAAAGCAGAAAAATAATGCTTTAAATATAGCGCGCGCTCTCCCTGCCGCAGAGAATTTGCGGAAATCTGGTGAACTCACTCTTCTTCTTCCTCCAAAAGGGAATGAAGATAATCTGCTTGCACAATCTCTATTAAAAGCACGTTTAACTTTTGCTCAAAGACAGGCTGAACAACTTCTTGTCGCGCAAAATTCTCTTCATCATCGACAAGAGACGCTTGATCAGCAGGCCGAGCATTTAGAACAGCAACGGCTTAATCAACAAAAACGCAAAACGCTTACTGAAAAACGAACCAAAGAGGCTCTTTTAAAAAGCAAAGCAGATCAACAAGCTTACATTCAAGCTCAAAACAAGCTCAAACAAGCGCGCAAAAATATGCGTGATCTGACAAATAAAATCGAACTTATTGCCAAAAAAGAAGCTCAGGCCAGACGACGCCTGCAACAAGAAGCACGACGTTTGGCAAGACGCCACCAGCTCGCTAAAGCACGTAAAATGCAGGCTGCTGCTCGTGCCTTGAGTGGGGGTAAAGGCATTACAAAAGGCCAGGGCTTTACCCCGGTACAAGGCACACTCATAAAGAGATGGCATCAAAAAACAGAAGCGGGGCCAGCAACTGGTCTAACATATAAAGTTACAAATGCCGCAAATGTCATTGCCCCTTGTAACGGACGACTTCTTTATTCAGGGCCTTTTCGCTCATTTGGACAAATGGTTATTTTAGATTGCGGTCGTAAACAGCGCTTTGTCCTTGCTGGGTTTGGTCAAATTACAGCATCATCTGGGCAACATATCAAACGGGGAAGCTCTTTAGGGCATATGCCAAGTAGTGGAGGAGAACTATTTGTTCAGCTTCGCCATGGCGTGCAAATCATTAATCCCATGCCTTTCCTGAAAGGCTCATAA
- a CDS encoding S41 family peptidase has product MKFKTALLMGFAFSAGIGITTSLYNANSVGSSLWAASAKETAQDEPNNAETVRLLTLFGTVMDVVHSEYVEPISDKKLINNALDGLVGNLDPHSSYMTPEQFKQMQDEISGQFGGLGLQVQADSGHIRVVGPIEGTPAARAHIMSGDVITMINHKNVADLTLDEAVRKMRGAPGTKINITILRPKTGKTMDFTITREIIHVQVVRSALYGKIGYLRLAEFDDSSDREIRVNYKKLVKMVAKTPAKTLSGLILDLRADPGGKLDQAIAVSRDFIKSGEIVSVRGRHPENNQHWHAKGTDITHGLPIVVLTNAGSASASEIVAGALKDHRRAIILGERTFGKGSVQTLIPIADQGAIRLTTARYYTPSGRSIQGRGITPDVEVKETRDKDEIYTYRESDLAHVLSNIGGKAGQDSIRSDLPADIIKAIPHEPPEKWPSFNPEKPETDFQLQQAIHLLNALSSAKAKAPK; this is encoded by the coding sequence ATGAAGTTTAAAACTGCCCTCTTAATGGGATTTGCCTTTTCAGCAGGTATCGGCATTACCACAAGCCTTTATAACGCAAACTCTGTTGGCTCTTCCCTGTGGGCTGCTTCAGCTAAAGAAACGGCACAAGACGAGCCTAATAATGCTGAGACTGTGCGCTTATTAACCCTTTTCGGCACTGTAATGGATGTAGTCCATTCCGAATATGTCGAGCCTATTAGTGATAAAAAACTGATCAATAATGCTCTTGATGGTCTGGTAGGCAATCTTGACCCGCACTCATCTTACATGACGCCTGAGCAATTTAAGCAAATGCAAGATGAAATCTCGGGTCAATTTGGTGGTCTTGGCCTGCAAGTCCAGGCCGATAGCGGACATATACGTGTTGTAGGACCTATTGAAGGTACCCCCGCAGCACGAGCCCATATTATGTCTGGTGATGTTATCACCATGATTAATCATAAAAATGTTGCTGATTTAACGCTTGACGAAGCTGTCCGCAAAATGCGGGGCGCCCCTGGCACTAAAATCAACATTACTATTTTACGCCCCAAAACGGGCAAAACGATGGATTTCACTATAACACGTGAAATTATTCATGTTCAGGTCGTCCGTTCAGCTCTTTATGGCAAAATTGGTTATTTACGCCTCGCTGAGTTTGACGATTCAAGCGATCGTGAAATCCGTGTAAATTATAAAAAATTAGTCAAAATGGTTGCCAAAACCCCAGCTAAAACGCTTTCTGGTCTGATATTGGACCTTAGAGCTGACCCTGGTGGAAAACTTGATCAGGCTATTGCTGTTTCACGAGATTTCATTAAGTCAGGCGAAATTGTATCAGTCCGTGGCCGTCACCCAGAAAATAATCAGCATTGGCATGCTAAAGGCACAGATATCACCCATGGTCTGCCTATTGTTGTACTAACCAATGCAGGCTCGGCCTCGGCAAGTGAAATTGTTGCAGGCGCTTTAAAAGACCATCGGCGCGCCATTATTTTAGGTGAGCGCACTTTCGGTAAGGGATCAGTTCAAACTCTTATTCCCATCGCTGATCAGGGTGCGATACGTTTAACAACAGCCCGATATTACACGCCTTCAGGCCGTTCTATTCAGGGCCGCGGAATCACACCTGATGTTGAGGTCAAAGAAACACGCGATAAAGATGAAATTTATACTTATCGTGAATCAGACTTGGCCCATGTTCTCAGTAATATTGGTGGCAAAGCCGGACAGGACTCTATTCGTAGCGATCTTCCTGCTGATATTATCAAAGCGATCCCTCATGAACCGCCAGAAAAATGGCCTAGCTTTAATCCTGAGAAACCTGAAACGGATTTTCAGCTCCAACAAGCCATTCATCTCCTCAATGCTTTAAGTAGCGCGAAGGCTAAAGCACCAAAATGA
- a CDS encoding NAD(P) transhydrogenase subunit alpha — protein MITVTSMTFIIALYIFMLAAFTGYVVISRVPSILHTPLMSGSNFIHGIIVVGALNALFNATTLPAQIIGFIGVFLGAANVMGGYVVTDRMLAMFRPSQKATSEKKDQQ, from the coding sequence ATGATTACCGTAACCTCTATGACATTCATTATCGCCCTCTATATCTTCATGCTAGCTGCCTTCACGGGCTATGTGGTGATTAGCAGGGTGCCTTCTATTCTTCATACGCCTTTAATGTCGGGCTCAAACTTCATTCACGGCATTATTGTTGTTGGGGCTCTTAATGCACTTTTTAATGCCACGACACTCCCTGCCCAAATTATTGGTTTTATCGGCGTATTTCTAGGCGCAGCAAACGTTATGGGTGGCTATGTTGTCACTGACCGTATGTTAGCAATGTTCCGCCCAAGCCAGAAAGCAACCTCAGAGAAGAAGGACCAGCAGTAA